One segment of Streptomyces sp. NBC_01463 DNA contains the following:
- a CDS encoding alpha/beta hydrolase — MTDEFRTDDGLTLRYWSWSRGPGSGLPPVILLHGFAADARLNWEGPGVVEALVSRGRQVIAPDARGHGASDKPHDDALYGEALMARDVRRLIDRTGAGEVHLAGYSMGAVVALLAAAADERITRLVVGGIGAGAVEVGGLDTRVMPPELVAAALTADDAADAPERTRAFRVLADTTGADRPALAAQIRSVHRGPLPLDRIRIPVLVLAGAADPLAVRPAVLADAIPGARLEVLPGDHLTVVRDPGFAASVAGFLTEDD; from the coding sequence ATGACAGATGAATTCCGTACGGACGACGGTCTGACGCTGCGTTACTGGTCTTGGTCCCGGGGTCCCGGGTCCGGTCTGCCCCCGGTGATCCTGCTGCACGGTTTCGCCGCCGATGCCCGGCTGAACTGGGAGGGTCCGGGTGTGGTGGAGGCGCTGGTGTCGCGGGGCCGTCAGGTCATCGCGCCCGACGCCCGGGGCCACGGCGCCTCGGACAAGCCGCATGACGACGCGCTGTACGGCGAGGCGCTGATGGCCCGGGACGTCCGGCGGCTGATCGACCGCACGGGCGCCGGTGAGGTCCATCTGGCGGGTTACTCGATGGGCGCGGTCGTGGCGCTGCTCGCGGCGGCCGCCGACGAGCGGATCACCCGGCTGGTGGTCGGCGGGATCGGCGCGGGTGCGGTGGAGGTCGGCGGGCTGGACACCCGGGTCATGCCGCCGGAGCTGGTGGCGGCGGCGCTGACGGCCGATGACGCGGCCGACGCCCCCGAACGCACGCGGGCCTTCCGGGTCCTGGCCGACACGACGGGTGCCGACCGGCCGGCCCTGGCCGCGCAGATCCGCTCGGTGCACCGGGGCCCGCTGCCGCTGGACCGCATCCGGATACCGGTGCTGGTGCTCGCCGGTGCGGCCGATCCGCTGGCCGTACGGCCCGCAGTGCTGGCCGACGCCATCCCCGGGGCGCGGCTGGAGGTGCTGCCCGGCGACCATCTGACAGTCGTCCGGGACCCCGGATTCGCCGCCTCCGTCGCCGGGTTCCTCACCGAGGACGACTGA
- a CDS encoding LuxR family transcriptional regulator, producing the protein MTPSTTVHSPLRLYGRSGELAILETLLGRLRHGDGGALVLTALPGFGRTALLDRAVAAHRERRTGPVLSATAAPAERRLPYSGLHALLCSAPGPLPLSPDRVLRDGITATELLVLLRELGAERPLLVSVDDAHGWDQESRAALVFAARRLGAGSRVAVVIGAGDETSFAGLPALRLGPLDDDAAAALLDRITEAAGAADQVDPVVRGELLREAAGNPRLLAGLAARLTPDHLAGRIALPWPLPGAEDVLDAHAARLDGLPPDTRTLLLLAAAAQEHEPEGAGTDGALLLRAAVSAGLGPAALDLALLTPSGTAGALQRAGERVHFSHPLVRRAVLHRASPQRRRAVHGLLATLLTPVQALPPAHPHPLPFPSPRRPASGPALLPALVQRACAAAGPDDALADALEAAAVAPRQHAERAAALARAAGLSTDEAVRAARYAAAAEHTRLAGDAGRARALLARVGARPAHDGAHLVRGLLALRDGPATDAHEALLTAAALLAPHDPRRALDARLGAAEAAWAMGDALAYLDALTRIPASAADPALVQYRDGMCAVLRGRVAEGQALLRRCVESTGRAHDPAVLLRGGVAALVVGDVDGACRSGARALAAVRAAGPEALLPQALEHLAYAELRAGRHARARAHALEGLHAARRTGQPNTASHLHAVLALAASVEDGTEACATHADAALAGAGPHGLAQAATLASWALARADLAAGRSGEAAARLDPLVRPGPRRGHFATRMLAVPCYVEASVLAGRADRGRGGDPVADAVAEFAVWTTRTTDPQAPAQLARCRALLAAPADAAGRYEEALAHHDRAGGDFEHARTQLLYGAWLRRRRRTREARGPLRDALVAFERCGARAWEARASGELRAAGEAVEAPAAAGGPDPLAVLTPQQQRIARCVAEGATNREVALRLSVSTRTVDHHLRNVFAALGVRSRTELARVLGR; encoded by the coding sequence GTGACTCCATCGACGACCGTGCACAGTCCGCTCCGGCTGTACGGCCGCAGCGGTGAACTCGCCATCCTGGAAACCCTCCTGGGGCGGCTGCGGCACGGTGACGGCGGCGCGCTGGTCCTGACCGCGCTGCCCGGCTTCGGCCGCACCGCGCTCCTGGACAGGGCCGTGGCCGCGCACCGGGAGCGGCGCACCGGCCCCGTGCTGTCCGCCACCGCCGCTCCCGCCGAGCGGCGACTGCCGTACAGCGGGCTGCACGCCCTGCTCTGTTCCGCGCCCGGCCCGCTCCCGCTGTCGCCCGACCGGGTGCTGCGCGACGGCATCACCGCCACCGAACTGCTCGTCCTGCTGCGTGAACTCGGCGCGGAACGTCCGCTGTTGGTGTCGGTGGACGACGCGCACGGCTGGGATCAGGAATCGCGCGCCGCCCTCGTCTTCGCCGCCCGCAGACTCGGCGCGGGCAGCCGGGTCGCGGTGGTGATCGGTGCCGGGGACGAGACGAGCTTCGCGGGGCTGCCCGCGCTGCGGCTCGGCCCCCTCGACGACGATGCGGCGGCGGCGCTCCTGGACCGGATCACCGAGGCCGCCGGCGCCGCGGACCAGGTCGACCCGGTGGTCCGCGGCGAGTTGCTGCGGGAGGCGGCCGGCAACCCCCGGCTGCTCGCCGGACTCGCCGCCCGGCTCACCCCCGACCACCTGGCCGGCCGCATCGCGCTGCCCTGGCCGCTGCCCGGTGCGGAGGACGTCCTGGACGCCCACGCGGCCCGCCTCGACGGGCTGCCCCCGGACACCCGCACCCTCCTGTTGCTCGCGGCCGCGGCGCAGGAGCACGAGCCGGAGGGCGCCGGCACCGATGGTGCGCTCCTGCTCCGCGCCGCCGTATCGGCCGGCCTCGGTCCCGCCGCGCTCGACCTCGCGCTGCTCACCCCGTCCGGGACCGCGGGCGCGCTCCAACGGGCGGGGGAGCGCGTCCACTTCAGCCATCCCCTGGTGCGCCGGGCGGTCCTGCACCGCGCCTCCCCGCAGCGCCGCCGCGCGGTGCACGGCCTGCTCGCCACCTTGCTGACGCCGGTTCAGGCACTGCCTCCCGCACATCCCCATCCGCTTCCGTTTCCCTCTCCGCGGCGCCCGGCGTCCGGGCCCGCCCTGCTGCCCGCGCTCGTCCAGCGGGCCTGCGCCGCGGCGGGGCCCGATGACGCGCTGGCCGACGCGCTGGAGGCGGCGGCCGTGGCGCCGCGGCAGCATGCCGAACGGGCGGCCGCACTCGCCCGCGCCGCCGGGCTCTCCACCGACGAGGCGGTGCGGGCCGCCCGGTACGCGGCGGCGGCCGAGCACACCCGGCTGGCGGGCGACGCCGGGAGGGCCCGTGCACTGCTGGCACGGGTCGGCGCGCGCCCCGCGCACGACGGCGCCCACCTGGTGCGCGGCCTGCTCGCCCTGCGCGACGGACCGGCGACCGACGCTCACGAGGCCCTCCTCACCGCCGCCGCGCTGCTCGCCCCGCACGACCCGCGGCGCGCCCTGGACGCCCGCCTCGGCGCGGCCGAGGCCGCCTGGGCGATGGGCGACGCCCTCGCGTACCTCGACGCCCTGACCCGTATCCCGGCCTCCGCGGCCGATCCGGCCCTCGTGCAGTACCGCGACGGCATGTGCGCCGTGCTGCGCGGACGCGTCGCCGAAGGGCAGGCGCTGCTGCGCCGCTGCGTCGAATCCACCGGCCGGGCGCACGACCCCGCCGTCCTGCTGCGCGGCGGGGTGGCGGCCCTGGTGGTGGGCGATGTCGACGGGGCGTGCCGCTCAGGGGCCCGGGCCCTGGCCGCCGTCCGGGCCGCCGGGCCCGAGGCGCTGCTGCCGCAGGCGCTGGAGCACCTGGCGTACGCCGAGCTCCGGGCCGGCCGCCATGCCCGCGCCCGCGCCCACGCGCTGGAGGGTCTGCACGCCGCCCGGCGTACCGGGCAGCCCAACACCGCATCCCACCTGCACGCCGTGCTCGCGCTCGCCGCCTCCGTCGAGGACGGGACCGAGGCCTGCGCCACCCACGCGGACGCGGCCCTGGCCGGGGCGGGACCGCACGGCCTCGCGCAGGCCGCGACCCTCGCCTCCTGGGCGCTCGCCCGCGCGGACCTGGCGGCGGGGCGCTCCGGCGAGGCTGCGGCCCGCCTCGACCCGCTCGTCAGGCCCGGCCCCCGGCGGGGGCACTTCGCCACCCGGATGCTCGCCGTTCCCTGCTACGTCGAGGCGTCCGTCCTGGCCGGGCGGGCGGACCGGGGCAGGGGAGGGGACCCGGTGGCCGACGCCGTCGCGGAGTTCGCCGTCTGGACCACCCGGACCACCGACCCCCAGGCCCCCGCCCAGCTGGCCCGCTGCCGGGCCCTGCTGGCGGCACCGGCCGACGCGGCCGGACGGTACGAGGAGGCGCTCGCCCACCACGACCGCGCGGGCGGCGACTTCGAGCACGCCCGCACCCAGCTGCTGTACGGGGCCTGGCTGCGCCGGCGCCGCCGCACCCGGGAGGCCAGGGGTCCGCTGCGGGACGCCCTGGTCGCCTTCGAACGGTGCGGCGCACGCGCCTGGGAGGCCAGGGCGAGCGGTGAACTGCGTGCCGCGGGCGAGGCCGTGGAGGCGCCGGCCGCGGCCGGCGGACCCGATCCGCTGGCCGTGCTGACCCCGCAGCAGCAGCGGATCGCCCGGTGCGTCGCCGAGGGGGCCACCAACCGTGAGGTGGCGCTGCGGCTCTCGGTGAGCACGCGGACCGTCGACCACCACCTGCGCAATGTCTTCGCCGCGCTCGGCGTGCGGTCGAGAACGGAGCTGGCCAGGGTGCTGGGCAGGTAG
- a CDS encoding helix-turn-helix domain-containing protein, producing the protein MPQVVRSRVRALHGPPPVAPMPRRFRSLADREAVAVLHRAARVLVEALPELTDRLVEALREQEPAYRSAIEADAADIWQEVHHSLRHNVQSLIQPREFRDAAHRTSRRIGEVRAEQGLPLDAVLHAFRMGGAMVWQDLVDETARRHPEDIRLLVHVAADVWNFVDEHCGVVADAYRQTERRLVWRRENRQRLMTAALLDGTAQIAELPEAAAMLGLPEQGRYAVLAVATARRAPHGTTHPPMTLPAGTDALWHPGPEAEFAIVPLTWGEGAAEAAAPVADTAGTASAGGSEGPEAPAGAVDGDAELAALAAGLSVPPGARVGISSAVEGLAAVGDARRLAETALRACPAGGGVVLLDEQLPAALVVSSPGLGSALAARVLGPLDRLDPADRDVLIETLTAWLDSDGSAQRAGARLYCHRNTVLNRLRRFEQLTGRCLTRPSDAVEVSLALAARRLLTD; encoded by the coding sequence ATGCCGCAGGTCGTACGTTCACGGGTCAGGGCGCTGCACGGGCCGCCACCCGTCGCGCCGATGCCGCGCCGCTTCCGTTCACTGGCCGATCGCGAGGCCGTCGCCGTACTGCACCGGGCCGCCCGGGTGCTGGTCGAGGCGCTGCCCGAGCTGACGGACCGGCTGGTCGAGGCGTTGCGCGAGCAGGAACCCGCCTACCGCTCGGCGATCGAGGCCGACGCGGCGGACATCTGGCAGGAGGTGCACCACTCGCTGCGGCACAACGTCCAGTCGCTGATCCAGCCCCGCGAGTTCCGGGACGCCGCCCACCGCACCTCCCGGCGTATCGGTGAGGTCAGGGCCGAGCAGGGTCTGCCGCTCGACGCGGTCCTGCACGCCTTCCGGATGGGCGGTGCGATGGTCTGGCAGGACCTCGTGGACGAGACCGCGCGCCGCCACCCCGAGGACATCCGGCTGCTGGTGCATGTCGCGGCGGACGTCTGGAACTTCGTGGACGAGCACTGCGGCGTCGTCGCCGACGCCTACCGGCAGACGGAGCGCCGGCTGGTCTGGCGGCGGGAGAACCGCCAGCGCCTGATGACGGCGGCGCTGCTGGACGGCACCGCGCAGATCGCCGAACTGCCGGAGGCCGCGGCGATGCTGGGGCTGCCGGAGCAGGGCAGGTACGCGGTGCTCGCGGTCGCCACCGCCCGCCGCGCCCCGCACGGCACCACGCACCCTCCGATGACGCTGCCCGCCGGCACGGACGCGCTCTGGCACCCGGGACCGGAGGCGGAGTTCGCGATCGTCCCGCTGACCTGGGGCGAGGGGGCGGCCGAGGCCGCCGCACCGGTCGCCGACACGGCCGGCACCGCGTCGGCCGGGGGGAGCGAAGGGCCCGAGGCGCCGGCCGGCGCGGTCGACGGGGACGCGGAACTGGCGGCGTTGGCCGCCGGCCTGTCCGTCCCGCCGGGCGCCCGGGTCGGGATCAGCTCCGCCGTCGAAGGACTGGCGGCGGTCGGGGACGCCCGCCGGCTCGCCGAGACCGCGCTGCGGGCCTGCCCGGCCGGCGGCGGCGTCGTCCTGCTCGACGAGCAGCTGCCCGCGGCCCTGGTCGTCTCGTCCCCGGGACTCGGCTCCGCGCTCGCCGCCCGGGTCCTGGGTCCGCTGGACCGGCTGGACCCCGCCGACCGCGACGTGCTGATCGAGACGCTCACGGCATGGCTCGACTCGGACGGTTCGGCGCAGCGCGCGGGAGCCCGTCTCTACTGCCACCGCAACACCGTCCTGAACCGGCTGCGCCGGTTCGAGCAGCTGACCGGCCGCTGCCTGACCCGCCCGTCCGACGCGGTCGAGGTCTCCCTCGCCCTGGCGGCACGGCGCCTGCTCACGGACTGA
- a CDS encoding cation acetate symporter, which yields MSGGFDARSLAVVVFLGFVAVSLLLCGLAAADQDDPEHFYAGGGSALGPAGSGLAIAGDYISAATLLSTTGSVALAGFDGILFALATVASLVLVMRILAEPMRRKGVFTLGDFLADRLGDPTVRRALGITTLVVLTPLLLVQLATAGRVMTSMFGLPDGALTSCTVASGALMVCYSAVGGMRGTGYIQIVKVAVVLAAVTLLAGLVLARYGWNPFALFDAARQGSGAGGAYARPGLQFGHTLSGTLDLLGFQLTLVLGAACMPHIMMRLHPMRDSWTVRRATVWAAAPVAFLCAGVVVVGLGAAALLGHKVIQAADPAGGTALLLVTGALDPGAGGPRESLLFAFVACAVFATTLAAVAGITLAAASSLARDFAAKARARTAARSDRSAGREILRARLAVVLVGALSVYVSTYTHERNPQVLLSLSFAAAASVLPPVLLYALFRPGFDARGVRWTVYGTLPLIAVLMVFSPAFSGTPIALFPSRDFHWFPLQTPGLITIPAGFLLGYLGSRTGRRERPAAEGSARRATFIAQ from the coding sequence GTGAGCGGCGGCTTCGACGCCCGGTCGCTGGCCGTCGTCGTCTTCCTCGGCTTCGTCGCCGTGTCGCTGCTGCTGTGCGGGCTGGCAGCCGCGGACCAGGACGACCCGGAGCACTTCTACGCGGGCGGCGGCTCCGCCCTCGGTCCGGCCGGGAGCGGACTGGCCATCGCCGGCGACTACATCTCGGCCGCCACCCTGCTCTCCACGACCGGCTCGGTCGCGCTCGCCGGCTTCGACGGCATCCTCTTCGCCCTCGCCACGGTCGCGTCCCTGGTCCTGGTCATGCGGATCCTGGCCGAACCGATGCGCCGCAAGGGCGTGTTCACCCTCGGCGACTTCCTCGCGGACCGGCTCGGCGACCCGACCGTACGCCGCGCCCTGGGGATCACCACCCTGGTCGTCCTGACGCCCCTGCTGCTGGTGCAACTCGCCACCGCGGGGCGGGTGATGACCTCGATGTTCGGGCTGCCGGACGGCGCGCTCACCAGCTGCACCGTCGCCAGCGGCGCCCTGATGGTCTGCTACTCCGCCGTCGGCGGCATGCGCGGCACCGGCTACATCCAGATCGTCAAGGTCGCGGTGGTGCTGGCCGCGGTGACCCTGCTGGCCGGCCTGGTGCTCGCCCGCTACGGCTGGAACCCGTTCGCCCTGTTCGACGCCGCCCGGCAGGGCAGCGGGGCCGGCGGCGCGTACGCCCGCCCCGGTCTGCAGTTCGGCCACACCCTCTCCGGCACCCTGGACCTGCTCGGCTTCCAGCTCACCCTGGTCCTCGGCGCCGCCTGCATGCCGCACATCATGATGCGGCTGCACCCCATGCGCGACAGCTGGACCGTGCGCCGCGCCACCGTCTGGGCGGCGGCCCCGGTGGCCTTCCTGTGCGCCGGTGTCGTCGTGGTCGGCCTCGGCGCGGCCGCCCTGCTCGGCCACAAGGTCATCCAGGCCGCGGACCCGGCGGGCGGCACGGCGCTGCTGCTGGTGACCGGCGCGCTCGACCCGGGCGCCGGCGGGCCGCGCGAGTCCCTGCTGTTCGCGTTCGTGGCCTGCGCGGTGTTCGCCACCACGCTGGCCGCCGTGGCCGGCATCACCCTGGCCGCCGCCTCGTCCCTGGCCCGCGACTTCGCGGCGAAGGCCCGGGCCCGTACGGCCGCCCGCTCCGACCGGTCCGCCGGGCGCGAGATCCTCCGCGCCCGGCTGGCCGTCGTGCTGGTCGGCGCGCTCTCCGTCTACGTGTCGACGTACACCCACGAGCGCAATCCGCAGGTGCTGCTCTCGCTCTCCTTCGCGGCCGCCGCCTCCGTACTCCCGCCGGTCCTGCTGTACGCACTGTTCCGGCCGGGCTTCGACGCGCGCGGGGTGCGCTGGACGGTCTACGGCACGCTGCCGCTGATCGCGGTCCTGATGGTGTTCTCGCCCGCGTTCTCCGGCACCCCCATCGCGCTGTTCCCGTCCCGCGACTTCCACTGGTTCCCGCTCCAGACGCCGGGCCTGATCACGATCCCGGCCGGCTTCCTCCTGGGGTACCTGGGGTCCCGTACCGGGCGGCGGGAGCGGCCGGCGGCAGAGGGCTCGGCCCGTCGTGCAACTTTTATTGCGCAATAG
- a CDS encoding helix-turn-helix domain-containing protein, translating into MASNESRRVSDLGTLKAFGHPLRMKLYRALYIARQATASQLAEQVDEQVSLVSYHLRKLADHGLIEEADREGRDGRERWWQAASKGLRFHDEDFSDAPEKAATHTAVSRLSFDQHIEMYRRFLDAYRTWTAKWRKASYTSEYLARLTPDELSALERELHAVINRYEEQGRTRDEAGDTEDRENVALHLYGFPFRT; encoded by the coding sequence ATGGCAAGCAACGAATCACGCCGGGTGTCCGACCTCGGCACGCTCAAGGCGTTCGGGCACCCCCTGCGGATGAAGCTCTACCGCGCGCTCTACATCGCCCGGCAGGCCACCGCCTCCCAGCTCGCCGAGCAGGTCGACGAGCAGGTCTCGCTCGTCAGCTACCACCTGCGCAAGCTCGCCGACCACGGCCTGATCGAGGAGGCCGACCGGGAGGGCAGGGACGGCCGCGAGCGCTGGTGGCAGGCCGCGTCGAAGGGGCTGCGCTTCCACGACGAGGACTTCAGCGACGCGCCGGAGAAGGCCGCCACCCACACCGCGGTCAGCCGGCTCTCGTTCGACCAGCACATCGAGATGTACCGCCGCTTCCTCGACGCGTACCGCACCTGGACGGCGAAGTGGCGCAAGGCCTCCTACACCTCGGAGTACCTGGCCCGGCTGACCCCCGACGAGCTCTCCGCGCTCGAACGCGAACTGCACGCGGTCATCAACCGGTACGAGGAGCAGGGCCGTACCCGCGACGAGGCGGGCGACACGGAGGACCGCGAGAACGTCGCGCTGCACCTGTACGGCTTCCCGTTCCGGACCTGA
- a CDS encoding MFS transporter produces MTVTLSATEAPGRPAHRDGNVLRWLGAYTASTIGDSVYYMALAWAAARTGSASQTGLVLAAGSIPRAVLLLGGGVLADRLGPRRVVVASDTARCLVILGLAGTLLLTSPTVWMLIAVALVFGAVDALFLPAVGALPPRITAASQLARVQGLRGLATRTANVVGAPLGGVAVALGGPVLAFAAAGVLFAVSLPLLLAVRISPLPVTDQAEAAPAGTARRELADGLRYIRRHPLLGPLMLVVAVSELGFVGPLNLGLILLSDERGWGASGMGWVVAAFGAGAGASALLLTVRGRVPRAGLVMCLTVLVGAVAIGALAFAPSVPLAAGVAFLIGLFAGLGGALCGALTQTAADPGYLGRVTSVSTLFTHALAPLSYPVTGAAVALWGTGPVFVASAVLCGAGAVGGLAFTRLRRAELPG; encoded by the coding sequence GTGACCGTCACCCTCAGCGCCACCGAAGCCCCCGGACGCCCCGCCCACCGCGACGGCAACGTCCTGCGCTGGCTCGGCGCCTACACGGCGTCCACGATCGGCGACAGCGTCTACTACATGGCCCTCGCCTGGGCCGCCGCCCGTACCGGCAGCGCCTCGCAGACTGGTCTGGTGCTCGCCGCCGGCTCCATACCCCGGGCCGTCCTGCTGCTCGGCGGGGGAGTGCTCGCCGACCGGCTCGGGCCGCGCCGCGTCGTCGTCGCCAGCGACACCGCCCGCTGTCTCGTCATCCTCGGCCTGGCCGGCACCCTGCTCCTCACGTCGCCCACGGTGTGGATGCTGATCGCCGTCGCACTCGTCTTCGGCGCGGTCGACGCCCTCTTCCTGCCCGCCGTCGGCGCCCTGCCGCCCCGGATCACCGCCGCCTCCCAGCTCGCCCGGGTCCAGGGACTGCGCGGCCTCGCCACCCGCACCGCCAACGTGGTGGGCGCCCCGCTCGGCGGCGTCGCGGTCGCCCTCGGCGGACCCGTCCTCGCCTTCGCCGCCGCGGGCGTCCTCTTCGCCGTCTCGCTGCCGCTGCTGCTGGCCGTACGCATCAGCCCGCTGCCCGTGACGGACCAGGCCGAGGCGGCACCCGCAGGCACCGCCCGGCGCGAACTGGCCGACGGACTGCGCTACATCCGCCGCCACCCCCTCCTCGGACCGCTGATGCTCGTCGTCGCCGTCAGCGAACTCGGCTTCGTCGGACCCCTCAACCTCGGCCTGATCCTGCTCAGCGACGAACGCGGCTGGGGTGCGTCCGGCATGGGCTGGGTCGTCGCCGCCTTCGGCGCCGGCGCGGGCGCCTCGGCCCTGCTGCTCACCGTGCGGGGCCGCGTCCCCCGGGCCGGACTCGTCATGTGCCTGACCGTGCTGGTCGGCGCGGTCGCCATCGGGGCCCTGGCGTTCGCGCCGTCCGTGCCGCTCGCCGCGGGGGTCGCGTTCCTCATCGGACTCTTCGCCGGCCTCGGCGGCGCCCTGTGCGGCGCGCTCACACAGACCGCCGCCGACCCCGGCTACCTGGGCCGGGTCACCTCGGTCTCGACGCTCTTCACCCACGCGCTCGCGCCGCTCAGCTACCCCGTCACCGGCGCGGCCGTCGCCCTCTGGGGCACCGGACCGGTCTTCGTCGCCAGCGCCGTGCTGTGCGGGGCGGGCGCGGTGGGCGGCCTGGCCTTCACCCGGCTGCGCCGCGCGGAACTCCCGGGCTGA
- a CDS encoding TIGR03085 family metal-binding protein produces the protein MSTHAKRERLLLADLLEAVGPEAPTLCHGWKARDLAAHVVVRERRPDAAAGTLIGPLRNRSERVTAEFAAKPYEELIQLIRTGPPRMSPFGLKQLDEAANTVEFYVHTEDVRRAQPDWSARELDPVFADVLWSRTEKAARMLGRKAPVGLVLRRPDGQTAVAHKGTPVVTVTGEPGELLLFAFGRQDAARVELEGEQDAIGRLTTAKLGM, from the coding sequence ATGTCGACCCATGCGAAGCGCGAACGACTTCTGCTCGCCGACCTGTTGGAGGCCGTGGGCCCGGAGGCCCCGACCCTCTGCCACGGCTGGAAGGCCCGTGATCTGGCGGCCCATGTGGTGGTGCGGGAGCGGCGGCCCGACGCGGCGGCCGGGACCCTCATCGGACCGCTGAGGAACCGCAGCGAGAGGGTCACCGCGGAATTCGCCGCGAAGCCGTACGAGGAACTGATCCAGCTCATCCGTACGGGTCCGCCGCGGATGTCCCCGTTCGGGCTGAAGCAGCTGGACGAGGCGGCGAACACGGTCGAGTTCTACGTGCACACGGAGGACGTCCGCCGGGCACAGCCGGACTGGTCGGCGCGGGAGCTGGACCCGGTCTTCGCCGACGTCCTGTGGTCGCGTACGGAGAAGGCGGCGCGGATGCTGGGCCGCAAGGCCCCGGTGGGGCTGGTGCTGCGCCGCCCGGACGGCCAGACGGCGGTGGCGCACAAGGGCACCCCGGTGGTGACGGTGACCGGTGAGCCGGGCGAGCTGCTGCTGTTCGCGTTCGGACGGCAGGACGCGGCGCGGGTGGAGCTGGAGGGCGAACAGGACGCGATCGGCCGGCTGACGACGGCGAAGCTGGGGATGTAG
- the hisI gene encoding phosphoribosyl-AMP cyclohydrolase — translation MTSTPTPGTPRPASDLDPAIAARLKRGADGLVPAIAQQYDTGEVLMLGWMDDEALHRTLTTGRCTYWSRSRQEYWVKGDTSGHIQQVKSVALDCDADTVLVKVDQTGAACHTGDRTCFDADVLTLGQ, via the coding sequence ATGACCAGCACGCCCACGCCCGGCACCCCCCGGCCCGCCAGCGACCTCGACCCCGCCATCGCCGCCCGCCTCAAGCGCGGTGCCGACGGACTGGTCCCGGCCATCGCCCAGCAGTACGACACCGGCGAGGTGCTGATGCTCGGCTGGATGGACGACGAGGCCCTGCACCGCACCCTCACCACCGGCCGCTGCACCTACTGGTCGCGCAGCCGCCAGGAGTACTGGGTGAAGGGCGACACCTCCGGCCACATCCAGCAGGTCAAGTCCGTCGCCCTGGACTGCGACGCCGACACGGTCCTCGTGAAGGTCGACCAGACGGGCGCCGCCTGCCACACGGGCGACCGCACCTGTTTCGACGCCGACGTCCTCACGCTCGGACAGTAG